A single Bacteroidota bacterium DNA region contains:
- a CDS encoding phosphoribosylanthranilate isomerase, translated as MKKLIKVCGMRESQNIEELSELDIDMMGMIFYPKSPRYIEKVPVLSGELNIDKVGVFVNSNSTEILEKVDEFNLNIVQLHGNEKADCCNDISDSGVVVMKAFGIDEGFDFSVLEEYERSVSMFVFDTKTKDYGGSGKKFNWNKLKEYKGNIPFLLSGGIGPNDIAEVLNFEHPKYAGVDLNSGFEIKPALKNIDLLKEFIKKYRN; from the coding sequence ATGAAAAAGTTAATAAAAGTTTGTGGGATGCGGGAATCCCAAAATATAGAGGAGCTTAGTGAACTCGATATAGATATGATGGGGATGATATTTTATCCTAAATCACCCAGATATATTGAAAAAGTACCTGTTTTATCAGGTGAATTGAATATAGATAAAGTTGGAGTTTTTGTAAACTCTAATTCAACAGAAATTCTTGAAAAAGTTGATGAATTTAACCTGAATATTGTTCAGTTACACGGAAATGAAAAGGCAGATTGCTGTAATGATATTAGTGATTCGGGAGTTGTTGTGATGAAGGCATTCGGGATAGACGAGGGCTTCGATTTTTCAGTTTTGGAAGAGTATGAGAGATCAGTTTCAATGTTTGTATTTGATACTAAAACTAAAGACTATGGCGGTTCCGGAAAAAAGTTTAATTGGAATAAGTTGAAAGAGTACAAAGGGAATATTCCGTTCTTACTGAGCGGAGGAATAGGCCCGAATGATATTGCTGAAGTGTTAAACTTTGAGCATCCAAAATATGCCGGAGTTGATTTAAACAGCGGGTTTGAAATAAAACCGGCACTGAAAAATATTGATTTATTAAAAGAGTTCATTAAGAAATATAGAAATTGA